Proteins found in one Venturia canescens isolate UGA chromosome 6, ASM1945775v1, whole genome shotgun sequence genomic segment:
- the e(r) gene encoding enhancer of rudimentary homolog: protein MSHTILLFQPGNRPETRTYSDYESVNECMEGVCKIYEEHLKRRNPNTPTITYDISQLFDFVDELTDLSCLVYQKSTNTYAPYNKDWIKEKIYVLLRRAAGHSE from the exons atg TCTCATACGATATTGCTTTTTCAACCGGGCAATCGGCCTGAAACGAGAACGTATTCGGATTACGAAAGTGTCAATGAGTGCATGGAAG GAGTGTGCAAAATTTATGAAGAACATCTAAAAAGGAGGAATCCAAATACACCCACGATAACGTACGACATAAGTCAATTGTTTGACTTTGTGGACGAGTTGACGGATCTGTCTTGCCTGGTTTATCAAAAGTCAACTAACACTTATGCTCCATACAACAAGGATTGGATCAAAGAGAAAATATATGTCCTTCTGCGTCGAGCGGCTGGTCACAGCGAATAG
- the Ns4 gene encoding guanine nucleotide-binding protein-like 1: MPQGRKKTPFSGKAKKQQMQAKKQRQNRAILVSRDADDECENPENSGLKNIQKINKQPQDGNSGKGKYSLQFFQESKHEIEKRKEDARKCIEPIPLEGQEVSDDYFPPEIDLPKRPPWDFNMSKEQLDLREQKYFSEYLRKMEELRDISYFELNLETWRQLWRVLEMSDVLLVIVDIRFPVLMFPPYLYNYVTNELGKEMILVLNKIDLAPAPLVLAWREYFKSQYPKLRILFFTSFPSYNLRGNTASGGNMKTRRRKGKMKMAAEGAQKLMETCREIVADKVDLTSWQEKIQEEMHLEYDLDDLERKDNVIIQKEDTSFFKHETFKNGILTIGCIGTPNVGKSSLMNALMGKKVVSVSRTPGHTKHFQTIFLTKNVCLCDCPGLVFPSTVPKQLQILMGSFPIAQVREPYTAVKFIAERIDLPKLLRIQHQDNDDTWSSMDICDGWAAKKNYLTAKAARLDTYRAANSLLRMSLEGKICFYVYPRGWARKKDEWAKHPDVETIKWIQAKTESDQDFQKESNYSSSENEEDGGRSSTVSDRDSGEGEDEDEDDPNMPITVNKFGALATDA, translated from the exons atgccgcaaggtagaaaaaaaactccattCAGTGGAAAAGCTAAGAAACAACAGATGCAGGCAAAAAAACAGCGACAAAATCGAGCAATTTTGG TTTCAAGAGATGCAGATGATGAATGCGAAAACCCCGAAAATTcaggattgaaaaatattcaaaaaattaataaacaaccgcAAGACGGTAACTCTGGAAAAGGAAAATACTCGTTGCAATTCTTCCAAGAATCTAAACATGAAATCGAGAAACGTAAAGAAGATGCTAGGAAATGTATTGAACCTATTCCGCTGGAAGGACAAGAAGTTTCTGATGATTATTTCCCACCGGAAATTGATCTTCCAAAGAGACCACCTTGGGATTTCAACATGAGCAAGGAACAGCTCGACTtgagagaacaaaaatacttttct gagtATTTAAGGAAGATGGAAGAGTTGCGAGACATAAGTTACTTCGAACTAAATTTGGAAACATGGAGACAACTCTGGAGAGTATTGGAGATGTCAGATGTGTTGTTGGTGATTGTGGACATAAGATTTCCTGTGCTGATGTTCCCACCGTATTTGTACAACTATGTGACAAATGAGCTTGGAAAAGAAATGATATTAGTACTGAACAAAATAGATCTGGCCCCAGCTCCATTGGTTTTAGCTTGGAGAGAATATTTCAAGTCGCAATATCCAAAACtgcgtattttatttttcacatctTTTCCATCGTACAATTTACGAGGAAACACTGCGTCTGGAGGAAACATGAAAACACGTAGGAGAAAGGGGAAAATGAAGATGGCGGCTGAGGGAGcacaaaaattaatggaaactTGTCGCGAAATAGTCGCTGATAAAGTTGATCTCACTTCGTGGCAGGAGAAAATTCAAGAGGAAATGCATCTCGAGTACGATTTGGATGATTTGGAACGAAAAGACAATGTTATCATTCAGAAAGAAGACACTAGCTTCTTTAAGCacgaaacattcaaaaatggcATTTTGACCATTGGCTGCATCGGTACACCCAATGTGGGAAAATCTTCTCTCATGAATGCTTTGATGG GAAAAAAAGTGGTGAGCGTTTCTCGAACCCCAGGCCACACGAAACATTTTCAAACGatctttttaacgaaaaacgTCTGTTTATGCGACTGTCCTGGCTTGGTGTTTCCATCAACGGTACCAAAGCAGTTGCAAATACTTATGGGTTCCTTTCCGATCGCTCAGGTCAGAGAACCTTATACCGCTGTTAAATTTATAGCTGAGAGGATTGATTTACCCAAGTTGTTGAGAATACAACATCAGGATAACGATGATACGTGGTCCTCTATGGATATTTGCGATGGTTGggctgcaaaaaaaaattatttaaccgCGAAAGCCGCAAGACTCGACACTTACAGAGCTGCCAATTCGTTGCTCAGAATGTCTCTAGAGGGAAAAATCTGTTTCTATGTTTATCCACGCGGCTGGGCGCGTAAAAAAG ACGAATGGGCAAAGCATCCGGATGTCGAAACCATAAAATGGATTCAAGCAAAGACTGAATCGGATCAAGATTTTCAAAAGGAAAGTAATTATTCCTCTTCCGAAAATGAAGAAGACGGTGGACGTAGTTCGACAGTGAGTGACAGAGATTCGGGCGAGggcgaggacgaagacgaggacgaccCAAACATGCCAATCACCGTTAACAAATTTGGCGCATTGGCTACTGACGCATAA
- the fidipidine gene encoding coiled-coil domain-containing protein 93 isoform X1, whose translation MLNDGARGSVPSEVAEADVREDEEQAVKFNEIVDLLVAAGYFRARIKGLSNFDKVVGGMTWCIESCNFDVDVDLLFQENLTIGQKIALTEKIVVMLPKMNCPHRIEPHQIQGLDCIHIFPVIQWLVKRSMEMREERASYLRSFAIEQFNKHHKFSDDHPELPVDDIIPNVQMVKRAYDPRRRFKRRDAAPKDDIAKIRSTLLEYGSMAIPATSSSIVDSDNTTQESEEMVTTKEFKDSRNESREVQFEEDRLSASAVGNIVGMQAQEIVQVAEKYASMSISEREDNENEIGYSRARAALEKQRSILQNRMSKIVEDRDALTEKLADAIEQSEKTRTKRKSIEDAFLAMENMETDDKKETIKTLEELLVVHTGLKEQEHKFREQCKNELSNLQRMVQEIETGEPHEEQSRVAEYDEVKAAINRTRLLLAKKNRAIASLTRQLDDVPGRSELTQYQRRFMELYNQVSAKHKETKQYYTLYNTLDDTKLYLSKELSLLNSIQDNYNEAMASTSGKEQFLKQFEAIIAGVKRNKEKVERRCADEKDRRYALNRQLVSLMEQQRKYVAAVRQLTIECRKNEALLAQLRAP comes from the exons ATGTTAAACGATGGTGCGAGAGGTTCTGTTCCGTCCGAAGTGGCCGAG GCTGATGTGCGCGAAGACGAAGAACAAGCTgttaaatttaatgaaatcgtCGATCTTCTGGTGGCTGCTGGATATTTCAGAGCCAGAATCAAAGGATTATCCAATTTCGACAAG GTTGTCGGAGGAATGACTTGGTGCATAGAATCCTGTAATTTCGATGTGGACGTAGATttgctttttcaagaaaatttgacgataGGACAAAAGAT tGCCTTAACAGAAAAGATAGTCGTCATGCTGCCAAAGATGAATTGTCCGCATCGAATTGAACCTCATCAAATCCAGGGATTGGATTGCATTCATATATTTCCAGTCATCCAA TGGCTTGTAAAACGTTCAATGGAAATGcgagaagaaagagcgagtTACTTGCGTTCTTTTGCGATTGAACAGTTCAACAAGCATCACAAATTTTCTGATGACCATCCAGAATTACCGGTCGACGATATTATACCAAATGTGCAAATGGTGAAG CGTGCCTACGATCCAAGACGACGTTTCAAGCGTCGCGACGCTGCACCCAAGGACGACATAGCAAAAATTCGGAGTACTTTATTGGAGTACGGATCTATGGCGATTCCAGCAACTTCCTCATCAATCGTAGATTCAGATAATACTACTCAAGAATCAGAAGAAATGGTTACCACGAAAGAATTCAAGGATTCTCGTAACGAATCACGAGAGGTACAGTTTGAAGAGGATCGTCTGAGCGCCAGTGCCGTAGGGAATATTGTCGGTATGCAAGCACAAGAGATTGTCCAAGTTGCTGAAAAATACGCGTCAATGTCAATATCTGAGCGAGAA gataacgagaacgaaattggtTATTCGCGTGCTCGCGCAGCtcttgaaaaacaacgaagcATTTTGCAGAATCGAATGAGCAAAATAGTGGAAGACCGAGATGCTCTGACCGAAAAGCTTGCCGATGCGATCGAACAATCGGAAAAGACGCGAACAAAGAGAAAATCAATCGAGGACGCCTTTTTGGCAATGGAAAATATGGAAACCGATGATAAAAAAGA aaCGATAAAAACACTGGAAGAGCTTCTGGTGGTGCACACTGGATTGAAAGAACAAGAGCACAAATTCCGTGAGCAGTGTAAAAACGAATTGTCGAATCTTCAAAGAATGGTGCAGGAAATTGAGACGGGAGAACCGCACGAGGAACAAAGCCGCGTTGCCGAATACGACGAGGTCAAGGCAGCAATCAATCGAACAAGACTTTTACTTGCCAAGAAAAACCGAGCTATTGCTTCTCTCACGAGGCAATTGGATGACGTGCCAGGAAGATCCGAGTTAACGCAGTATCAGAGGCGATTTATGGAACTTTATAATCAAG tttCGGCCAAACACAAGGAAACCAAACAGTACTACACGTTATACAATactttggatgacacgaaattATATTTGAGCAAAGAATTATCCCTGCTCAACTCGATTCAAGACAATTACAACGA GGCGATGGCTTCGACGAGTGGAAAAGAACAATTTCTGAAGCAATTCGAAGCAATAATCGCAGGAGTTAAGAGGAATAAAGAGAAG GTTGAACGCCGATGTGCAGATGAAAAAGACCGAAGGTATGCTCTTAACCGTCAACTCGTAAGTCTAATGGAGCAACAGAGAAAATATGTAGCCGCGGTTAGACAGCTAACGATCGAGTGTCGTAAAAACGAAGCGTTACTTGCACAACTTCGAGCTCCTTAA
- the fidipidine gene encoding coiled-coil domain-containing protein 93 isoform X2: MTWCIESCNFDVDVDLLFQENLTIGQKIALTEKIVVMLPKMNCPHRIEPHQIQGLDCIHIFPVIQWLVKRSMEMREERASYLRSFAIEQFNKHHKFSDDHPELPVDDIIPNVQMVKRAYDPRRRFKRRDAAPKDDIAKIRSTLLEYGSMAIPATSSSIVDSDNTTQESEEMVTTKEFKDSRNESREVQFEEDRLSASAVGNIVGMQAQEIVQVAEKYASMSISEREDNENEIGYSRARAALEKQRSILQNRMSKIVEDRDALTEKLADAIEQSEKTRTKRKSIEDAFLAMENMETDDKKETIKTLEELLVVHTGLKEQEHKFREQCKNELSNLQRMVQEIETGEPHEEQSRVAEYDEVKAAINRTRLLLAKKNRAIASLTRQLDDVPGRSELTQYQRRFMELYNQVSAKHKETKQYYTLYNTLDDTKLYLSKELSLLNSIQDNYNEAMASTSGKEQFLKQFEAIIAGVKRNKEKVERRCADEKDRRYALNRQLVSLMEQQRKYVAAVRQLTIECRKNEALLAQLRAP, translated from the exons ATGACTTGGTGCATAGAATCCTGTAATTTCGATGTGGACGTAGATttgctttttcaagaaaatttgacgataGGACAAAAGAT tGCCTTAACAGAAAAGATAGTCGTCATGCTGCCAAAGATGAATTGTCCGCATCGAATTGAACCTCATCAAATCCAGGGATTGGATTGCATTCATATATTTCCAGTCATCCAA TGGCTTGTAAAACGTTCAATGGAAATGcgagaagaaagagcgagtTACTTGCGTTCTTTTGCGATTGAACAGTTCAACAAGCATCACAAATTTTCTGATGACCATCCAGAATTACCGGTCGACGATATTATACCAAATGTGCAAATGGTGAAG CGTGCCTACGATCCAAGACGACGTTTCAAGCGTCGCGACGCTGCACCCAAGGACGACATAGCAAAAATTCGGAGTACTTTATTGGAGTACGGATCTATGGCGATTCCAGCAACTTCCTCATCAATCGTAGATTCAGATAATACTACTCAAGAATCAGAAGAAATGGTTACCACGAAAGAATTCAAGGATTCTCGTAACGAATCACGAGAGGTACAGTTTGAAGAGGATCGTCTGAGCGCCAGTGCCGTAGGGAATATTGTCGGTATGCAAGCACAAGAGATTGTCCAAGTTGCTGAAAAATACGCGTCAATGTCAATATCTGAGCGAGAA gataacgagaacgaaattggtTATTCGCGTGCTCGCGCAGCtcttgaaaaacaacgaagcATTTTGCAGAATCGAATGAGCAAAATAGTGGAAGACCGAGATGCTCTGACCGAAAAGCTTGCCGATGCGATCGAACAATCGGAAAAGACGCGAACAAAGAGAAAATCAATCGAGGACGCCTTTTTGGCAATGGAAAATATGGAAACCGATGATAAAAAAGA aaCGATAAAAACACTGGAAGAGCTTCTGGTGGTGCACACTGGATTGAAAGAACAAGAGCACAAATTCCGTGAGCAGTGTAAAAACGAATTGTCGAATCTTCAAAGAATGGTGCAGGAAATTGAGACGGGAGAACCGCACGAGGAACAAAGCCGCGTTGCCGAATACGACGAGGTCAAGGCAGCAATCAATCGAACAAGACTTTTACTTGCCAAGAAAAACCGAGCTATTGCTTCTCTCACGAGGCAATTGGATGACGTGCCAGGAAGATCCGAGTTAACGCAGTATCAGAGGCGATTTATGGAACTTTATAATCAAG tttCGGCCAAACACAAGGAAACCAAACAGTACTACACGTTATACAATactttggatgacacgaaattATATTTGAGCAAAGAATTATCCCTGCTCAACTCGATTCAAGACAATTACAACGA GGCGATGGCTTCGACGAGTGGAAAAGAACAATTTCTGAAGCAATTCGAAGCAATAATCGCAGGAGTTAAGAGGAATAAAGAGAAG GTTGAACGCCGATGTGCAGATGAAAAAGACCGAAGGTATGCTCTTAACCGTCAACTCGTAAGTCTAATGGAGCAACAGAGAAAATATGTAGCCGCGGTTAGACAGCTAACGATCGAGTGTCGTAAAAACGAAGCGTTACTTGCACAACTTCGAGCTCCTTAA
- the fidipidine gene encoding coiled-coil domain-containing protein 93 isoform X3 → MLPKMNCPHRIEPHQIQGLDCIHIFPVIQWLVKRSMEMREERASYLRSFAIEQFNKHHKFSDDHPELPVDDIIPNVQMVKRAYDPRRRFKRRDAAPKDDIAKIRSTLLEYGSMAIPATSSSIVDSDNTTQESEEMVTTKEFKDSRNESREVQFEEDRLSASAVGNIVGMQAQEIVQVAEKYASMSISEREDNENEIGYSRARAALEKQRSILQNRMSKIVEDRDALTEKLADAIEQSEKTRTKRKSIEDAFLAMENMETDDKKETIKTLEELLVVHTGLKEQEHKFREQCKNELSNLQRMVQEIETGEPHEEQSRVAEYDEVKAAINRTRLLLAKKNRAIASLTRQLDDVPGRSELTQYQRRFMELYNQVSAKHKETKQYYTLYNTLDDTKLYLSKELSLLNSIQDNYNEAMASTSGKEQFLKQFEAIIAGVKRNKEKVERRCADEKDRRYALNRQLVSLMEQQRKYVAAVRQLTIECRKNEALLAQLRAP, encoded by the exons ATGCTGCCAAAGATGAATTGTCCGCATCGAATTGAACCTCATCAAATCCAGGGATTGGATTGCATTCATATATTTCCAGTCATCCAA TGGCTTGTAAAACGTTCAATGGAAATGcgagaagaaagagcgagtTACTTGCGTTCTTTTGCGATTGAACAGTTCAACAAGCATCACAAATTTTCTGATGACCATCCAGAATTACCGGTCGACGATATTATACCAAATGTGCAAATGGTGAAG CGTGCCTACGATCCAAGACGACGTTTCAAGCGTCGCGACGCTGCACCCAAGGACGACATAGCAAAAATTCGGAGTACTTTATTGGAGTACGGATCTATGGCGATTCCAGCAACTTCCTCATCAATCGTAGATTCAGATAATACTACTCAAGAATCAGAAGAAATGGTTACCACGAAAGAATTCAAGGATTCTCGTAACGAATCACGAGAGGTACAGTTTGAAGAGGATCGTCTGAGCGCCAGTGCCGTAGGGAATATTGTCGGTATGCAAGCACAAGAGATTGTCCAAGTTGCTGAAAAATACGCGTCAATGTCAATATCTGAGCGAGAA gataacgagaacgaaattggtTATTCGCGTGCTCGCGCAGCtcttgaaaaacaacgaagcATTTTGCAGAATCGAATGAGCAAAATAGTGGAAGACCGAGATGCTCTGACCGAAAAGCTTGCCGATGCGATCGAACAATCGGAAAAGACGCGAACAAAGAGAAAATCAATCGAGGACGCCTTTTTGGCAATGGAAAATATGGAAACCGATGATAAAAAAGA aaCGATAAAAACACTGGAAGAGCTTCTGGTGGTGCACACTGGATTGAAAGAACAAGAGCACAAATTCCGTGAGCAGTGTAAAAACGAATTGTCGAATCTTCAAAGAATGGTGCAGGAAATTGAGACGGGAGAACCGCACGAGGAACAAAGCCGCGTTGCCGAATACGACGAGGTCAAGGCAGCAATCAATCGAACAAGACTTTTACTTGCCAAGAAAAACCGAGCTATTGCTTCTCTCACGAGGCAATTGGATGACGTGCCAGGAAGATCCGAGTTAACGCAGTATCAGAGGCGATTTATGGAACTTTATAATCAAG tttCGGCCAAACACAAGGAAACCAAACAGTACTACACGTTATACAATactttggatgacacgaaattATATTTGAGCAAAGAATTATCCCTGCTCAACTCGATTCAAGACAATTACAACGA GGCGATGGCTTCGACGAGTGGAAAAGAACAATTTCTGAAGCAATTCGAAGCAATAATCGCAGGAGTTAAGAGGAATAAAGAGAAG GTTGAACGCCGATGTGCAGATGAAAAAGACCGAAGGTATGCTCTTAACCGTCAACTCGTAAGTCTAATGGAGCAACAGAGAAAATATGTAGCCGCGGTTAGACAGCTAACGATCGAGTGTCGTAAAAACGAAGCGTTACTTGCACAACTTCGAGCTCCTTAA
- the LOC122412638 gene encoding 40S ribosomal protein S6-like translates to MKLNVSFPATGCQKLLEIVDEHKLRMFYEKRMGAEVAADPLGDEWKGYVVRVAGGNDKQGFPMKQGVLTNGRVRLLLSKGHSCYRPRRTGERKRKSVRGCIVDANLSVLALVIIKKGEQEIPGLTDKNLPRRLGPKRVGRIRKLFNLTKEDDPRAFVVKRPVQKEGKKERLKAPKIQRLITPVTLQRKRHRIALKKRLCLARKEQAAEYAKLLAQRQKEAKAKRKEELKRKRSASMRDSKSSSHSNTLTTAK, encoded by the exons ATGAAG CTCAACGTGTCGTTTCCGGCAACAGGATGCCAAAAATTACTGGAAATTGTCGACGAGCACAAGCTCCGAATGTTCTACGAGAAACGTATGGGTGCAGAAGTTGCGGCTGATCCACTCGGTGACGAATGGAAAGGCTATGTTGTTCGCGTTGCCGGAGGAAATGACAAACAAGGATTCCCCATGAAACAGGGTGTTCTCACTAATG GTCGAGTACGTTTGTTACTTTCCAAGGGTCACTCTTGCTACAGACCACGTCGTACAGGAGAACGTAAGCGCAAATCAGTTCGAGGTTGCATTGTCGATGCTAATCTGTCTGTACTGGCGCTCGTTATCATTAAGAAGGGAGAGCAG GAAATTCCTGGACTCACAGACAAAAATCTCCCACGTCGTTTGGGACCTAAGAGAGTAGGAAGGATCCGTAAGCTTTTCAACCTCACAAAGGAGGACGATCCACGTGCATTCGTGGTCAAACGCCCGGTACAGAAggaaggaaagaaagagagattgAAGGCTCCCAAAATCCAGCGTCTGATAACACCTGTAACTTTGCAACGCAAGAGGCACCGAATTGCTTTGAAGAAACGACTGTGCCTGGCCAGAAAAGAACAAGCCGCCGAGTATGCGAAACTTCTCGCCCAAAGACAGAAGGAAGCAAAGGCTAAACGTAAGGAAGAATTGAAGCGAAAACGCAGTGCTTCTATGCGTGATTCCAAATCGTCTAGCCACTCCAACACCCTCACCACTGCGAAATAA
- the Snx1 gene encoding sorting nexin-2 isoform X1, producing the protein MAAENESTPPLFDNFEINKSDDAPGSNQHNEDEEQDDDDDIFASAVQDQNTLDSYNGTYENPLPKLSLRGSSKEEGPLSAQRNSAISDMGDLHEVPINDNSDNREQRSSSHIPQLSRLDEVSADPSDVSLQISVTSPVKIGDGMGAYVTYKVETKTNMPVFRKRSFGVARRFSDFLGLHDKLTDKYLRNGRIIPPAPEKSVIGTTKIKISGDKVQEQNSSSTEFIERRRAALERYLNRTAAHPVLSIDPDFREFLEADEELPRATNTSALSGAGVMRLFNKVGETVNKITYKMDENDSELGKWFEEKTLQIDSLDCQLRALHSAVETLTNQRRELANCTGATARAIAVLGHGEVGVSLGRALAQLAETLEKVEAVRRAQSNSDLYQFGEMLRDYVALIGAIKDVFHERVKVFQNWQHAQMMLNKKREQKGRLEQSGRSDKTGQAATEVTEWEAKVERGQEEFDNISKMIKKEVERFELVRVDDFKKQLTEYLEVMLQHQNQLIKHWESFYPEARAVV; encoded by the exons ATGGCTGCTGAGAATGAATCGACACCGCCGCTTTTTGACAATTTCGAAATCAATAAATCTGACGATGCGCCTGGCTCGAATCAACACAACGAAGACGAGGAGCAGGATGACGATGATGACATTTTTGCATCGGCCGTCCAG GATCAAAATACCCTCGATTCTTATAACGGCACTTACGAAAATCCTCTACCCAAATTATCTCTCCGTGGCTCCTCTAAAGAGGAAGGCCCACTGAGTGCTCAAAGAAATTCAGCTATCTCCGATATGGGTGATTTGCACGAAGTACCCATCAATGATAACAGCGACAATCGAGAACAACGTTCCAGCTCTCACATTCCTCAACTTTCTCGCTTGGATGAG GTTTCTGCAGATCCTAGTGATGTATCCTTGCAAATAAGCGTCACATCGCCGGTAAAAATAGGTGATGGAATGGGAGCCTACGTGACTTACAAAGTCGAGACAAAGACCAATATGCCTGTATTCCGGAAGAGAAGCTTTGGGGTAGCCAGACGATTTAGTGATTTCCTTGGTCTTCATGATAAGTTGACCGACAAATATTTGAGAAATGGACGAATCATTCCACCCGCACCTGAGAAGAGTGTAATCG gtaCAACTAAAATCAAAATATCAGGGGACAAAGTTCAAGAACAGAATTCAAGCTCGACAGAATTTATAGAAAGACGAAGAGCAGCACTTGAGCGTTATTTGAATAGAACTGCAGCACACCCAGTTTTGAGCATTGATCCTGATTTTCGAGAATTCCTAGAAGCTG ATGAAGAACTGCCAAGAGCAACAAACACATCAGCCCTCAGCGGAGCTGGAGTAATGAGATTGTTCAATAAGGTTGGCGAGACCGTGAACAAAATCACTTACAAAATGGACGAAAATGATTCG GAATTGGGTAAG TGGTTCGAAGAAAAAACCTTGCAAATCGATTCGCTCGATTGTCAATTGAGAGCTTTGCATTCCGCCGTCGAAACTCTGACGAATCAGAGAAGAGAATTAGCCAATTGTACAGGTGCAACCGCAAGAGCGATCGCCGTTCTTGGACACGGAGAAGTGGGAGTTTCACTCGGACGAGCTCTTGCACAATTGGCCGAAACTTTGGAAAAAGTTGAGGCTGTCAGACGTGCACAGAGCAACAGTGATTTGTACCAATTCGGGGAAATGCTGCGAGATTATGTTGCACTCATTGGAGCCATAAAG GATGTGTTTCACGAACGTGTCAAGGTCTTCCAAAATTGGCAACACGCCCAAATGATGCTGAATAAAAAGCGCGAACAAAAAGGTCGATTAGAACAATCTGGACGAAGCGACAAGACCGGACAAGCTGCAACGGAAGTTACCGAGTGGGAAGCGAAAGTTGAGAGAGGGCAAGAAGAATTTGACAATATATCGAAAATGATAAAGAAAGAGGTCGAACGTTTCGAGCTTGTACGAGTCGACGACTTTAAAAAACAGTTAACTGAATACTTGGAAGTGATGCTTCAGCATCAGAACCAATTGATTAAACATTGGGAAAGTTTTTATCCGGAAGCTCGAGCTGTGGTTTAA
- the Snx1 gene encoding sorting nexin-2 isoform X2: protein MAAENESTPPLFDNFEINKSDDAPGSNQHNEDEEQDDDDDIFASAVQDQNTLDSYNGTYENPLPKLSLRGSSKEEGPLSAQRNSAISDMGDLHEVPINDNSDNREQRSSSHIPQLSRLDEVSADPSDVSLQISVTSPVKIGDGMGAYVTYKVETKTNMPVFRKRSFGVARRFSDFLGLHDKLTDKYLRNGRIIPPAPEKSVIGTTKIKISGDKVQEQNSSSTEFIERRRAALERYLNRTAAHPVLSIDPDFREFLEADEELPRATNTSALSGAGVMRLFNKVGETVNKITYKMDENDSWFEEKTLQIDSLDCQLRALHSAVETLTNQRRELANCTGATARAIAVLGHGEVGVSLGRALAQLAETLEKVEAVRRAQSNSDLYQFGEMLRDYVALIGAIKDVFHERVKVFQNWQHAQMMLNKKREQKGRLEQSGRSDKTGQAATEVTEWEAKVERGQEEFDNISKMIKKEVERFELVRVDDFKKQLTEYLEVMLQHQNQLIKHWESFYPEARAVV, encoded by the exons ATGGCTGCTGAGAATGAATCGACACCGCCGCTTTTTGACAATTTCGAAATCAATAAATCTGACGATGCGCCTGGCTCGAATCAACACAACGAAGACGAGGAGCAGGATGACGATGATGACATTTTTGCATCGGCCGTCCAG GATCAAAATACCCTCGATTCTTATAACGGCACTTACGAAAATCCTCTACCCAAATTATCTCTCCGTGGCTCCTCTAAAGAGGAAGGCCCACTGAGTGCTCAAAGAAATTCAGCTATCTCCGATATGGGTGATTTGCACGAAGTACCCATCAATGATAACAGCGACAATCGAGAACAACGTTCCAGCTCTCACATTCCTCAACTTTCTCGCTTGGATGAG GTTTCTGCAGATCCTAGTGATGTATCCTTGCAAATAAGCGTCACATCGCCGGTAAAAATAGGTGATGGAATGGGAGCCTACGTGACTTACAAAGTCGAGACAAAGACCAATATGCCTGTATTCCGGAAGAGAAGCTTTGGGGTAGCCAGACGATTTAGTGATTTCCTTGGTCTTCATGATAAGTTGACCGACAAATATTTGAGAAATGGACGAATCATTCCACCCGCACCTGAGAAGAGTGTAATCG gtaCAACTAAAATCAAAATATCAGGGGACAAAGTTCAAGAACAGAATTCAAGCTCGACAGAATTTATAGAAAGACGAAGAGCAGCACTTGAGCGTTATTTGAATAGAACTGCAGCACACCCAGTTTTGAGCATTGATCCTGATTTTCGAGAATTCCTAGAAGCTG ATGAAGAACTGCCAAGAGCAACAAACACATCAGCCCTCAGCGGAGCTGGAGTAATGAGATTGTTCAATAAGGTTGGCGAGACCGTGAACAAAATCACTTACAAAATGGACGAAAATGATTCG TGGTTCGAAGAAAAAACCTTGCAAATCGATTCGCTCGATTGTCAATTGAGAGCTTTGCATTCCGCCGTCGAAACTCTGACGAATCAGAGAAGAGAATTAGCCAATTGTACAGGTGCAACCGCAAGAGCGATCGCCGTTCTTGGACACGGAGAAGTGGGAGTTTCACTCGGACGAGCTCTTGCACAATTGGCCGAAACTTTGGAAAAAGTTGAGGCTGTCAGACGTGCACAGAGCAACAGTGATTTGTACCAATTCGGGGAAATGCTGCGAGATTATGTTGCACTCATTGGAGCCATAAAG GATGTGTTTCACGAACGTGTCAAGGTCTTCCAAAATTGGCAACACGCCCAAATGATGCTGAATAAAAAGCGCGAACAAAAAGGTCGATTAGAACAATCTGGACGAAGCGACAAGACCGGACAAGCTGCAACGGAAGTTACCGAGTGGGAAGCGAAAGTTGAGAGAGGGCAAGAAGAATTTGACAATATATCGAAAATGATAAAGAAAGAGGTCGAACGTTTCGAGCTTGTACGAGTCGACGACTTTAAAAAACAGTTAACTGAATACTTGGAAGTGATGCTTCAGCATCAGAACCAATTGATTAAACATTGGGAAAGTTTTTATCCGGAAGCTCGAGCTGTGGTTTAA